In Anaerolineae bacterium, the genomic stretch CGCCGGCCTGCTCATCATCCTCCTGCTCTGGCTGGTGACGATGCAGGCGCGCGTCAGCCGGCTGTTAGGCCGCTATCTGGAGCTGATGCGCGGTCGCGAAGGCCGGCCGCTGGAGGAAATCCTCGACGAATACCTTCAACAAGCCCGGGTCACCGCCGAGCAGGTGGAGCAGTTGACCCGCGTCTCGCGCCAGTTGGAAAAGGCCGCCAAGCTGTCCCTCCAGCACCTTGGCATCGTGCGCTTCGATGCCTATCCGGACATCAGCGGCCAGCAGAGCTTCTCCATCGCCCTGGTGGATGGACACGGCAACGGTGTGGTGCTGACCGGCCTCGCCGGCCGGCAGAGCCAGCGGGTCTACGCCAAGCCCCTGCGGGGCTGGGAATCGGAACACAACCTC encodes the following:
- a CDS encoding DUF4446 family protein; amino-acid sequence: AGLLIILLLWLVTMQARVSRLLGRYLELMRGREGRPLEEILDEYLQQARVTAEQVEQLTRVSRQLEKAAKLSLQHLGIVRFDAYPDISGQQSFSIALVDGHGNGVVLTGLAGRQSQRVYAKPLRGWESEHNLTDEEKEAIARAFLQRH